The nucleotide sequence ATTTGGCGCGTCCTAATGCGATGCTTCACTTAAATCGTGATAAGGCTTCTTATCACGATTTATCTATGCAAGCTCGATCTGCTGCTTCAGGAAGCCAAATTCGGCGTTCGCTCAAAGGTTCTGGCAGAGACAGGTTTGGCGCATCCGGATGCGGTTCTTCACTCAAATCGTGATAAGCTCTAATGTATCTTAGCATCTAGTTAGGTCGCCCAGCGATCTCTAGAGCATTGTTAATACCCGCATATAATGCGCGAAGGATCGTAACTTGTACTGCACGCCACTCCTCAGAAGTTGCTGGCCAGTATGCCGAACGTTCTCCGCCTAGAGCATGAACACAGACGGTATTCCATGCCATAAGCGCGGTCTTTGTCTTGCTTCTGTGAACTACATAATTGCGAACTAAGCGGGTACGGTGATAAGCGAGGTACAACCAGGGATATTGTAACATCGTAGCTTTTTCATCACGCTCATCGATGAATAGCCGAAACGCAGCATCTAAAAACAAACAGAAGTCAGATTCACTAGCTACCTCTCGAATTAAGGTATCCCAATCATCAGCGCGAGTTGATTTCTCCTTTAGAGGCGGTTTACCTCGATATTTGGTACATCTGACTAGCTCGCTGTCGAGGTTCTGCCACTCTCGTGCTGTCTGATTACCACCATCACCGACCGAAATTATTTGCCAACGTGTCACGTTATGACCGCCAATGAGATTCCGGCTTTGCTTTCGCATTTTTATAAGCCAGAGCTCTAGGAGAGGGGAGAAGAAACCTTCTCCATCCTCTCGGAATACACCTATATCCTTAAGTCGACCAAATATTTGGTCCGGATTCTTCATGTGGGCTAGAAAAGCTTGCGGATTGGGTTGCCATCGCCTGAGTATGTCGGCCGGCCCCTCTATGTCATTGATTAAAGCTGGTAGAAAGTCACACAGGTCGCGCCATTCAAGTAGTGCTGCTATCGCCTCGGCTATCTGTATATCAATACGATCTGGCCGACATAATCCGCTCTGGAAAAGAATATCCTGATCCAGAATTTTGGGAATAATACTATCTATATCGCTTGGCAGGGCCGTAAGCCACGGGCCAGAATACATGCTTTCCAAGAGATATTGTGCAGCACGCTGTACATGATAGGGGTATCCCCCAGTAAGGGAATAAAGTCGATCAATAGTTTCGGGCAGAAAAGTAACGTCAGTGCCACGTGTTGGGAACTCAATTGCCTGTTTCGTACTAGTTTGATCAAGCGGACCGATATTGAGCAAAGAGAGCTGTGCCCAATACTCACTAGCACAGCGCGTTTCTAGCTCATCTCGTGTGTAACGATCCGATAGTAGTAGAGCAATCCGGCTGTCTTGATTATTCAGGAAATCGCGGAACGTAGCTAGAATATCACTCGGGTGATCAGATTTTTCGAACAGGAAATGTAGTTCGTCCAGAAGCAGCAGAGCATACGTTTTCTTAAGTCGATTGCATGCTGAGCGAACCGCCTCAATTAGATCCGCCTCGCCTTGATTCTGCAGCGGCTGAACAAGTATTGTCTTAGTCTCTTCTTCATACACTCGCTGTACCAAATAATTCCACAGATTATTCGGTTCATGTTTCGACCACTGCTTTTCCAGGTTTACATACACTGGTAGCACATGGTTGGGAACCTGGTTCTTAACGAAATAGAGCAGGGAAGTTTTTCCCATTTGGCGCGGTGCTTGGATAAAAAAGGTAGCTTGGTTACGCATCCGCGCTAGGCTGCGAGTTATCGTTCTGATAAGCTGTAATCGGCCATATAGCTCTTCACCAGGTACATCTTCGGGTGTGAGAGCACCCGTTGGATAGGAAGGCCAAGTCGGCTCACTAGCACCTACTAGTACATTTACGGCAGTCCGGACAGTGGTTTGGCCTGAAGGATCGTCCGCGCGCAGTAGCAAGGGTAGATCGAGTGAAGTATCAGGGGAAAAACCATCTTCGCGATAGACAGTCCAACGAACATATTGTGTCTTGCCCACTTCCAAACCACCTTCCCAGACTCGACGCTCCGACATCAAATCTTGAACGGTAAGATGAGGAATATCGTGACGAGAATTCAGTATTAACAAGCAAGAGCCTTCACGGTCGTCATAGATACGGGGCCAGATTTTCTCGTCGTACACATCGAGATCTACTGAGATACGAGCTTCATCACGGCCCATTGAGCGAATAATTGATACGAGCAGTTTATCGATCTCCCCATATGTTTGATCCCGTAACTCCATCCGAGACAAAACGCTTGCTCGATCACACAATTCTTCAATATCGATGTTGTCCTCGCCTCGACTCATCTGATCAAACAGCTCGCGTAATACCTCCGCTAATACAGGTGCGCAAGTTATGATTTGGTCTAGCACCGACGAGAATGCGCCATTATCTCCATTCAAAAAAGCCTGAAGTTCAGCATCAACGTTGATAAACAGATTACCTACCTGAGGTAGCACCTCGCTTGATAGCCGTGTTTTCAATTTTCCCAGACCCTTGTTCTCCGGTTCGATCTCCAAACCCTGTTCACAATAGCGCACCGCCGCCCAGGGCAATTGGATTGCATCCGCAACCTGAGCTAGCTCATACCAATCGCGAGCTAGAAATCCGGGCGGTAACAGTCGAATGTAATCTTTCACAAGCGCCTCAGTTTCATCTAATTCACGAATAGCTCTCTCCCGATCTCCCAACGTGTCATAGGCTCGCACTAGGCATAGGCGTGCTGCCAATTCTACCCCAATACTGTGCTCCAGTTCACGCGACGAGATATCTAGTGGGACTGCCGATTGGCGTTTCTGAATGCGGGTTTCTATCACGGTGCTCATATAACTAACCGCTTCTTTCAACTCATCAGCAAGCTTCAGATGATCATATGCTGTACGCACTTGCTGCATGGATTTGACTTCAGCAGCTGGTTGTAGGAGGCTACGCTGAGCGCGTTGGGCCAATTCTCGCAGCACTTTCTTAGCACCTTCCGCGTCTGGTAGCGCCTGGGTAAGCTTGGCCCATGCCAAGGTCAGCATGAGATTATCACTTGATGTATGTACTGACTTTCCTAAATCATCCAGCGAAGATGCCATTATGTCCCGTAACTCACCACTAGTCGTTTCAGAATCACAGAGTGCGATCAGTAGCCCTGTAAGCTTTCGACGATTGAGGCGAAGGTGCTTTTGGACAATCTGTACGGATCGAGCAACTTCGCCAAGTCGTAAATGTGCGAGCGCATAATTGTATGCTAGGCGCCATTCCCAAATTTGGCGACGCCGGTACCGCCGTAAGGCCATACGTGCTATTTCGCGTGCCCGTTTCGGCTCGTTAGCTTGGAGATAAGCAGCAGTCATATTGAGAGCTGGTCCCGCACCTAAATCTTGCAGAGCCGCGTGCGCGGCAGCTGCTTCACCATACTGCCCATCAAGGTAAAATCGAACTGCTGAATTGAAATCCCGAACGGCATCGTTATCCCAACGGCGACCAGGGCGCTCTTCTAATCGAGGATCAAGCACCTGCGGTCCTATTTCTGGTATTTTCTCTGGAGAAACACGGGCACCTTCCAATATCTGAATCGCGCCATTCAGATCATTTTCGTCGAGGCGTAAAAGGGCGTTACGGGCTGCGAGGATGCTAGGACTCTCATTTGTGGTAGATGATGCAGCGCGAATTCTGGTAGAATCAAGAATCTTTCGCACTGTCCGCTCACTTGGCCCGTTGGTCACCAATGCGAGGGCACGCCCGGCAGCATCTGACGCACTGTTATGCTCAGATATACTGCGCGCAACGGCTAGTGCTAACCAAAAAGTAAAATCCTCCGCTAGAGACGATGTTACTCCACCTTCAAGGAGGTGCAACACGCCTTCAATGTCGAACTGTTGTAAGTGGATATACGCTAAATTATAGCGCGAGATGGTATCTAGATTTTGTAGATTGCTCGCTTGGCGCAACAATGAACGCGCCTGCGATAGCTCACCTGTGAGCACTAGGTAAGAAGCTGCATGTATCTTGAGGGTATAGAGATCAGGATACTGGCTGATCAACGGTAGCAATACGGGCACGGCTTCAGTTGGCGTTGCCCGGTTCGCTGTATCTAAGATAGCAGCGACGTTCTGTCTCTCTCGGAGCGGCAGTCGACCGAGATCTGGTCGGTAAGCCTTTGTCATTTTTTTAGGCTTTAGAATCCGACTGAGTACTTCTAGACGGCAAGCCTTGACATCTTTCGGTAACTCGTAAGCAAGAGATCGAGCGATCTGAATAGTCGGCGTCTGATGATTAGGTGCTGTTGATACTTGTCCCGACGCTTCACGATCACTCCCCAGGATTTTGAGTACAACCCACAATTCGGGCTTCGTGCGGTATTCTGTTTGTGCACATTCATGGAGCGCCTTGAGAGCACCTTTTAAATCCCCAATGTGTATCTGAGCACACGCCAAGTTCCATAACGCTGCACCATTCAGTTGTTGTCCTGTTTGTTCTGCGTATAAGAGAATATCGCGCGCTGCTACATAATTGCCGGTCAAAATGAGAGCAACTGCGCAAGCATGGTCTAAAAGCCAAACGTTCGGATGGGTTTCGCGGAGTTGAGTTAACTCACGAGATCCCTGTTCGAAATCACCCTCGGCCAAAGCTTCTAGAGCGTGTGCGTAACGTTCCAATTCTTCCCCTACCAAGTACGCCGAAAGTGCTGGACTGCGCTGTGGTCGTCGTGGTTGAGCGATAGAAACTATTTGCTGGTGCGCCTCTGGGGGAATAGAAACCGAAATGGTCTGTCGAGCCGCTGCTTCTTGCATACGCCATGTAGCAAGAATCGAGGAGTCATCCTGGTCTATACCTAGTTGGTTCGCAATGAAATGGGAATCTCGCTGCCAGGCCTTCTCTAAATGTTGCTTGGCACCTACTTGATCATTTAAGAGCATCGACAAACAAGCGATGATTAATTCGCATTTTGCGTGTCGAAAGTTATTATTCTCACGATCCCGAGCAATCCAAGTTTTAGTCGCGATGCGAGCATCGTCAATCCTATTGAGGCGATAATAAGCGAGTGCCAAATTCCAGAGTGGTAAGCCATATAAGCTACCATTTATATGCATCGTGTGTAATGAATTGACTACATGGTCGTGTTTGTTGCAAACAATGGCACAAGCAGCTTCATTCCAACGAGCCACACGTTTTAGCCATCCTTGATTAGCATCTAGTGCTAACTCTAGTTCTTGAAATGCCTCAAGCGATTTCACAAACTCTTTTTGCTGGTAGAATAAAATTGCATTCTCAAATTGATCCCGTATTCGTTTATTTATAGCAGCTGCCGAACCTGGATGAATTAATGCTCCTGGGATGAAGATTCTATCAATAATATTGGTGGCCTTTTTTGAAAGAATAGAGAGCATGTAGTCAATGTCATTTGAGTTCATCGTATTCTCCTAAAATTTCTCATATAGCATTCATTCCTACCAAATTCGCAAACAAGATCGTCGGCCTTGGTACTTCAGAACAACCATCTCCGTTTACAAATCGGGTAGGATCGCTATATTATGAGAGTCTAAGCACCGTCATCACTTCATTCCCCCGATGGTCGATCACCTTCACCGCGCACTGTTTGTGCTTGCCAGCCTTGAACGGCAGCGATGTGGTGCGCTGGAGGGCGGCGAACTGCTCGGGATCGATGCTCCCCTTGAGGGCCTTGGTGATCTTCTCCCATGGGTTTGGCGTCTGGGTTGGGAAATAGGCCTGACGTACCAGGAAGGTCGCCCCGTCGTAGTCGGTATCAAGGAACCAAGCCGCAATCTGGTCAGCGCTAGAGGCGTCGAAGTCACCGGTGTTCGGGTCGTAGATGTCCACGCCCTTCACAGTTACGGTGTAGCCCTCGGCGCTCGGCGGGCTGAGCGTGACATCGGGCTTGCCGAACACGCTGAACACCTGGCTGGCCTTGCTGGTCTTGAGCAGGTTGCCCATCAGGAGGTCGGCGTTGATCGCCACGCCCAGCACAGGCGGGCGCAGGTTAGCCTTTTGGAGCAGCGCGTGGGCCTGATCGTCAAAGGTGAACGCAGCGGCGATCAGCGCATCGTAGGTGCCGCGCGCCTCGCCCAGCGCCTCCTGGAGCTGGCTGCTCGTGAGCGGGCCATACTGTGGGCCAAAAATCACGGCGGCGGTGACGGTCTTGCCGCCCTGGTCATAATCGCACTCGGCATGCAGCACGCCGCCAACAAGCGAGGCGATTCGCTTGATTGACATGTGCTGGCCGCGCACGGTCAGGCCGCTGCGCCGCAGCTGCTCAATCATTCGGCTCAAATAGCTGCCGGCGTCGTCGGCCTCGCTTGGTGCCGCAACGTTGACGGCATCAGGGTCGAGCACCGGCGGCTGCACCGCCTCGACGGTGAAGGGGCCGGCAACGCGCACGGTGGAGCGATCGATCTCAGGCTGGTCGTAGAGGGTTTCGGTTTCGGGTGGCTCGTTTTGAGCAATACTCTTGAGTGTAATGTGAGGAACAGTTTTGTAGATGAACGCGCCCTTCACACCCTGGTCGGGATGGGCGAGCTTGTACATGGGGAAGGTCGCAGTCATCAGCCTTTGGCGCGCAAGGGCCAGCGCGACGCGCGATGTATCACAGGTGATCCAGCGCCGGCCCCACTGCTCGGCAACATAGGCGCTGGTGCCGCTGCCGCATGTTGGGTCGAAAACCAGATCGCCGGGGTCGGTGGTCATGAGGATGCAGCGTTGAATGATTTTTGATACAGTTTGTACAACATATATTTTTGGATCGGTGAAGCCTCCAACACCTGTGTCTACCCAGATATTGGCAACTCGAGCAAAAGGAAAATCTTCAAAATATCGTACATAATGGAGTGTATTGGCGCT is from Candidatus Kouleothrix ribensis and encodes:
- a CDS encoding site-specific DNA-methyltransferase, with product MPPRRSNGAPKSADYRHDETRLNNPPAGLADMNPLPPARKRYEYDPRLDPQLQWAGKAEHLTFEVETVPLHIHERVAPAAIVDSLRTGPVQASMFADPEFDLNQAVEFYQHPQPWANRMVLGDSLLVMNSLLERELMAGKVQCIYFDPPYGINYRSNFQPFTNKRDVKDGDDGSLTREPEQIRAFRDTWELGIHSYLTYIRDRLLLMRELLTESGSIFVQISDENVHRVRAVMDEVFGSQGFVSLITVQKTSAQDEELINSTADYILWYGKNKETIKYRRLYARKIAEESSVYQRLELADGSRRVMTREERDAQASLPLGARQFRLSDTSSSGHGGNKPFPFQFQERTYYPSTGRHWSTNEVGMSRLAAANRLIASANTLHYVRYFEDFPFARVANIWVDTGVGGFTDPKIYVVQTVSKIIQRCILMTTDPGDLVFDPTCGSGTSAYVAEQWGRRWITCDTSRVALALARQRLMTATFPMYKLAHPDQGVKGAFIYKTVPHITLKSIAQNEPPETETLYDQPEIDRSTVRVAGPFTVEAVQPPVLDPDAVNVAAPSEADDAGSYLSRMIEQLRRSGLTVRGQHMSIKRIASLVGGVLHAECDYDQGGKTVTAAVIFGPQYGPLTSSQLQEALGEARGTYDALIAAAFTFDDQAHALLQKANLRPPVLGVAINADLLMGNLLKTSKASQVFSVFGKPDVTLSPPSAEGYTVTVKGVDIYDPNTGDFDASSADQIAAWFLDTDYDGATFLVRQAYFPTQTPNPWEKITKALKGSIDPEQFAALQRTTSLPFKAGKHKQCAVKVIDHRGNEVMTVLRLS